agaaatatatatatatatatatatagatatacacacacgcacatataCACACATGGGTTTAGCAATGGTGGCGCTAGCAAAGCTCAGCCTCGTAGGCGCCGCCCATCAAGGTCTAACTCCGCTCCTCACCGCCCTGGTGCTGCCCTTCGTGCTCAAGTTCTGCTTCAGTTTCCGGCCGCTGCACGAGACCTGCAGTGACATGATGCATGCCATGCGGCTCTTCGTGTTCCAGATGGGCGAGATAGCGTTTGGTAGGGAACCCAGCGGCGCCGGTGACGTGCGGTGGCAGAGGGCTCTCCGGTTAGTGTGCGAAAGGGTCCGCCGAGCGAGACATGCACGGCCGTCGGCCTCCGGGGAGGAAAGTTTGGTTGCTCTCTCGATGCTTTCACTTTAATgcaataattttcaatttttagctctaattattaacattttaatCATTGTTTTCAaccctttttttaatttttttcaatttttggagggatttaattatatatatctaaaaataacaatattctagattgaaaattcaaactttttgCAGCATGACACAGTTTCCGTACTACATCGATCTGCAGCTCGGTTTTGCAATTTCTATCCCTCtggatcttttttatttgtttccttTGCTCATATCTATATACATTGATGGTGAATAAGCTTGTGATAGtgtctataattatttaaaaatattgttcaaaatttgaaaatattagccGATACGTATTTGAAGGATTAAAGTCAATTTTCGTTCCCTAACTTCAGGTCATTTTCGTTTTAGTTCCCTAAGTTACTAGGGTTCCATTTTGATcttgtaaaattgaaaaaatctcaattttggtacaaatttggtcAGAAAGTTGAGTCACATGTCAGAcacgtgactttttaaattgggacttgcattgtgattagctgaaaataaaaggcttaaaggcaattttcatcCCCTAACTTTAggccattctcgttttagttccctaacttcaggccatgtcttcaccacatcatctttttcagccaatcacaatgcaagccccaattattgatttaaaaaatatagccGATGCCTATTTGAATCTGGgcataattattgatttaaaaaatattcattaatattttttgaactcTCTTTTGATGAGCATTCAACAAAATCAGACTTGCTTGCAAAGTATGAGAGAGCATTATGACAAGTGATTAACATGAGAAAATCAGAGATGATGTTTAGTTCTAATGTTAATCAAGAAGAACAGGACAACCTTGCTAGGGTATTAAACATGCAAATAgtcaaaaaaattggataaatatCTTAGGCTTTTCAATCTTTCAATCTTTAGGCGACATGCTATGGAAACAGATCGGTTCTTCAGACAATTCCTTCATGAGCTATGAGTTGTTTTCATGTTCCAAAATCGCTGGCCAAAGAGTTCGAGTGTTCCATTGCTAGTTTTTGGTGGAGTAGCGCAGTGTCCCCCCTAAATTTGGGCGACGCGATCAAGAAAGAGGGCGATGCGTCACCCATGGCCCTCTTTCTTGATCGCGTCGCCCAAATTTAGGGGAACGCTGCGGGGAAAAAAGGGAGCGGGGGAAGGGGTGGGGGGCGGCgattgttaattttgtttgtttttttaaaataataatttttatcaataaaatatgaatctttaatttactcatttgtaatatcataaggggttgcttgaattttttcctatatatattaatatatcaagcATACAATTTTccgcctatatatatatatatataggactCATCAGTTTTCCAAGAATGCATTGATACTAAGGTTAGAAATGCTTACAATTGTCGATGAATGCTAAACTCAGACAGAAGATTGCTTTAGCTACCAACCTATTCAAATTTGGAAGTTACACCAACCACCCATTCTTACAACTGCTGTTAATCTTAGGTATCAACTGATTCAGGTATTTATCTATACTGATATAAAGAGAAAAGTCATTCTACACTTACAAACTCCATcgcatcaattttttgttgaagtCAAAAATAccattcataataaaataactaatttttttcaaaatttacattaattgataaattattatttttttccttctttctttttattaatgtaatgtactgctttatatattctacacttatttttaatatattttaaaatataaaagattatttattatatacacataaaagTGACGTGCCACGACGGCTagtataattaacttattttggtttgtcaatttttgtatttaatttaattcatttattaactTCTCACCCACCCATCTCTTCTCATTCCCACATTATCTTTCAatggttattttttctttgattttcattcattgtctttgtcactatttttttttgtagttttaatattaatttattatgttatatatattttattaaataataaaattttataaatattttattttaagtgatatttatagaaattgtACACATATAAAGTGTGCCACAAATTAATgatactttattataatttaagagcACCTCTTTGGtgtctcaaatttttttagtatttcacttttttattttttaaattattttaatttttatccttttttttgctttttcaacCTCCAATTCTCTCTGGCTCTCTAATTTTCAAGTTTATTATTCCCCCACTGTTATCTCAACAACTTCTCACAAACTCtatctttttattactttttgtttatttaactaaaacatatatttttataaaataataatatttatattactcattattcaagttttaaattaattccacacaCAATTAGGTGTGCCGCACACGCTGATGTGGAGAATGCCTAATGTATGGACATATGGAAGAGCACTATCGTCATGCAATGGTTGTTTGTGATTTTGCTATACCAATCTAGGCATTATAAAACCAATAATTTGTGGCACATTCCATATATgtgcaaatatttataaatattatttaaaataaaatatttattatttaatatagttttttaaaaaaaataaattaaatataataaacataccaaaaaaaaaaaagcaacaaaGAAGTGTTTTCCCTTTATATACAGTATAAATTCCTTGACAAAAGGTTCCGGAGTGGCACAGCTCGGCGAAAGAGTAGCTCCATTATATGCACAAAGAACTGGATTTTGAGAATCATCATCACTTGGGCCATTTGGACAAACTGCAACAAAACCGTCATGGAGGGAGGGTTAGAAAAAGGagctaaattattatttttgtcgtaaggagtaatttgtttatttgcaatatcacatgaGAGTACATTGAATTAAACCCTTAAAAGTTGTGgaaattttagtcattttttaaaaatttgccagaaaattttcatgtcATCAGTCATATCAACAACTAATTCGGGCTTTCGACGAATTTGACGGCATGAcaatccaaaatattttttttttccagaaaatgacttagcaaaaataaaattacgaCTTGATgatataacatttttatatacttttgcCATTCCTAACAAAAGTATGTTGGTGACTGTGTCGCCTTGAAAACAACCTTCTTCGAGGATGTGTTGGAGGTTGACCATGCAGAGCTCCTTGTTACACGGTCTGCACCGGAATTTCCGTATATGGGAATGATCATGGAAGGAGATTGTTTGGGCATCATAAAAGCATACAACAAAATCAACTTTGAGTTCTCGGCACTAGATCTCTGTTTTTTTGGATATTATGTATGATGTAGGTAAGCGTTTCACATTAATTACAAATGAGGAGTTTAAATGGCTTATAAGCTCTAAATCCTCATCTCCCTAGTTAGGTGCCCTTTCAGGATAGACCTATGAGGTTCATACGaaactaaaacaaataatatctTGCGCAATGAAACACCGATCAAATCACAAGTTGCATCAATGCAGATATGCACTCATATGTAACAGAGTTGCACGTTGTTGGTTAGACATTTTGTTGGTGCTATGTGTCTTGAAGTTTAGATACTAATCATCATAGAGTCTTTTTTGTAACAAGTCCTTGATTTTGAGGGAGTGGAACTACTTTTTGGGATAATGCCTCAACAAGCCCATTTTATAACTAGCTAAGAAAATCTTGCTTTCCTCTTCCATTTGGATTATTTCTCTACAACCTAAAAGGGCTTTTATAAGGAAAATTAGAAGGGCTCcctgaaatttgtcataattataattactaaaatttataaataatttcttgtaTTAACAGTCATTTAACATTATATCTCGTAATTAATAGTTCAATGTAGGGGATATTTGTTGGTGGTTGTTAATTTCAGGAGGGGAGGGGAgtgtttgtaaattttctaattataagaaagtattaataattataacaaattttaaaaaagttcgttgtaatttactcttttttttttttttaattattatgctaTTACAGTATGAGCGTAGAGAAAGAATATGTTATTGCATTATCCAACACATTCTTGTGATAAAGTAATTATTTCCTAATACTCTCTGATTAGGCTTGTCAATGGTTAggatatactaaaaaaataatcttcgTACTCATATCCATATCTTACCCCACGGATAGAAGATCATACCATACTCAAGATCCGTGAAATTAAATGAGTATCATTAcacattttatttgtattgattACGTAATgaaattttgaccaaatatgCTCAAGTTTCTCAAATAGACTCCGTAattactcaaaattaattttatgattaaattatgcCAAACTAATGgacgaaaattaatttagttaaatttgaataatatatgaaataaataaaatttggttgatacaaattattaaaagttcatcaaatttgaatgcaaatataaattcaaatgatacttaagaaatttaaatgcCAGTTAGATATATTGTacttaatttcatttgtttttacCAACTCTTACGTCTTTATTCCTATTTTGAACTTGTTTCGATTTcatcatcaattaatattataggtTCATCATTTGGatataagatttttatttaaaattttattaatatcaatccGTCATTTGGACAAAATCaagttcatatttaaatttcaactaGTTATCTCTGCATGCGGTTTCTGcgagtatataaaaaagaattatgatgcgagatagaaagaaaaatatgtgaaaaaagaattatggtgtgagaatgagaaagaaaaagtctGTTAGAGGAAAGAATTGAAGCGTAgggtgagagagagaatatattataattgtgggtttaacaaaaatataacaatttgtaagaaaaagaaatatggagaagcaattattaaaacaaattcttttttcttttatgtacgTATTTAGGGGTCCACTCCAGAAGAGAGTCCTCACTTCTACATGTTGCCTACACAGATTGTCACTTCCTCAGTGACCATAATGTATCATCAGATAATGTTTGTGCTACATTGCAAATGGAAAACCTTTATACAGATTGTGACCTTTCTGAAATTTCTGACTGAAACGTTGGCTCGAGGGGTGAGCAGAGGTGAGACTGATATCACCTTGTTTTGGAGCTTGGCACAAGAATGGACCCGAGAGGTTCATGCAAGCAGGCATGAGTTTCATATGCCGCTTGAGTGTCAAAATATGACTGCAGATCTATTTGACATGATGAGTTCCAAGCCTGGCTGGCAGCTTCTTGTTGATAGTAAAATTCACAGATGGCAAGTAACCAGTTTCTGGTCACAAAGCGAACCAAAACTTATCTCAAACAGAACTTAAGGAGCTGTTCCACTTCTGTTTAGTGCGTCTACCAGTAATCGCCACAAGAGCATTTTCCGTCCTGAAAATGGTGAAATCTTGTCGTATCTCTCACAACTATTCCCCTACCTTCTATTGCTGAGATAAATTTTGTGGCCTCATGGCAGTCTTCACAAACTCTGAGGTTCTTAAATACTCTGATTGGTAGACCCAATGGCACCCTTATTAATCCAAAGGCTATAGCAAGTTTCTCACTATGCCACAGAAGTAGCTGCTCTTTTTGCTCCTCCGAGACGTCATGCAAAGCAGATTCAAGATTAGGCACATAACCTGccaacttcatttttttctcaagcTCAATGAGTTTGGCATGTATGTGTACAAGCTCAGAGTGAAGCCTATCTCCTGATCTGAACTCATGAATTACACTCTTTATCTCAATCCAGCTACATCCAGGTGTTTTAATGaccatatttttcttcattgatCTTCTAATTCTAGAAACACCTTCCCAGTTCTTCTTTGCAGCATAGACATTAGCAAGTTGCACGTAGGCAGCCGGATTAACAGGATCGAGGTTAAGCAAGTTTGTGGCAGCAAACTCAGCAATTTCTAAATTCTTATGTATCCTACAAGCACCTAGAAGGGTTCCATATATTGCAGAATGAGGTTTAAAGGgcatatttttaatcaaatccACTGCCTCAGTAAGCTTACCAGCTCGACCAAGTAGATCAATCATACATGTGTAGTGATCTGGTTTTACTATAATTCCATAATCCTTTTGCATTTTCTCGAAATAATAAATCCCAAGATCCACTAATCCAGCATGATTACAGGCAGATAAGACTCCAACAAAGGTAATCCAATCTGGTTTCGTTCCTTTATCTCTCATCTCAGAAAACAGATGGAGAGCCTTGTCGCTGACCCCATGCTGGGCATAGCCTGAAATCATTGCATTCCAAGTCACCACATCTTTAGATGACATCTCCATAAACAATTTCCATCCATCTTCCAGAACCCCACACTTGCAGTACATGCTGATCAATGAAGTTCCTACAGTCGTGTCAAAATACATAGGGGACTTGtacaaaaattgatgaatttgttTCCCCAATTTCAACAGTGACATATTACTACAAGCCAAAAGAACACTACTCGAGCTTGACGGATTGGCCTGGATCCCCAATTCcaacattttcttgaaaagctTCAAAGCATCCTCTCCTCTACCATTTTCCACGTAACCCGCAATCATTGCATTCCAGGTTACCAAATTCTTTTCCAGCATTTCATGAAAAGCTTTTTCAGCCAATTCAACCTCACTGCACTTCATATACCCAGTGATTATACTCGTCCGGGCAACTACACTCTTCACAGGAGCCTTTCCAAATAATTCTAGCGCTGATTCCATATTCCCAGCCTCAACATATCCCGATATCATCGCATTCCAGGTCACAATATTTCTTCTTGGCATGACATCAAACAACTCCTTAGCATCATCCATCCTCCCATTTTGCGAAAACCCTGAAATCATAATGTTCCATGATGCAATATCTTTAATCGGGATTCGATAGAAGAAATCTTTAGCTGCCTCCACAGCAGCATTTTTGAAGTAACAAGCCAACATGACATTGTACGAAACAGTGTCTGGTTCAGGAATTTTATCAAACAGgtcttctgcttctttcaGTTTCCCTGGCTTGCTTGAAAACCCGGATAGAATCGAATTCCAAGTGACCGTTGTCCTCATCTTCATATTTAGAAAAACTTCCATTGCTGAGTTTAGGTCCCCACGTCGAATATAGGAGGTTATCTTTTTGTTGCTCATGACGACGTGGTTAATTTCATGCGGATGACGTAGTGTACTTGGAAATTGCGACTGCAACGGATTTGGCGAAGATATGGAGGGAAGTAGTTGTGGGTTTGAATCAGCATTTGGGTATTGCATTTTAGGAGTAGAGTTATAGAGGAGATGTATAGATCTTACGGAAATTGCCGTCAAGGAGTAGGATAGATCAAACTTTGCATTTCTGAGCTGTAGATACGGCATTTCTCATGGCATGCAAGGGGGAACAGAAGCCTTTAATTCTTTGGAAAAACTTAAAGAAAAGTTATTCCGAGTATTGAATTTCAATCAGATTTGGAAAACTACTCAGAACTTAAAACCCTCGAATTTCCAAACTACCACAACCCCCACTACAGCACTACCTACAATTTGAATATTCATGTTCTCCTTACCTAAATgtctgaaaaaataataaaatcataaaaatggaaaattctaataaaaacactcaaagaaCTGCACAAAAATATAGACAGAGAACAGGGGAGGTGATGGCAGAGAACGGGGGAGGGAGGCGCCGGCGTAGGGGATACCGACGGTAAGGGGTGAGGGGCCGGTAGGGAtgatcttttatattttcatataaaaattatattattaatattcatatattatgtattttattaattatatataaatagcaatatacaattatatacataaataaattaatattttattctaaaaaaagaaaaaccgcAACAAAGGTGCGTGTATTACACCCACCATTCTAAAgggtaatttgttttattgatatttttatttttaatggaaGGTATTTTGTACATATAGCATATCTCATGGAGTGGTgtgcatttttcaaaataaaagtaaaaactaACTTGGTGACGGTGGTGATAGTGGAGAAAGTGCTGGTGGCGAGGAGATGCAGcttgagagaaagagagagtagGATTTGGGAGACGCGGtggagagaagagagaggCGGCGAGTGGAGAGAATTCTAAGCCAAAAAggtgattataattattagccCTAATACTATCAAACTAGAAGAAGGATTAAATGATAGGATTGGCGTTAACAAAAAAAGGGGTTAAAGTggaatttacccttattataaGATAACCAGCAGTGCCGCATTCCTCTGAATACG
The window above is part of the Sesamum indicum cultivar Zhongzhi No. 13 linkage group LG2, S_indicum_v1.0, whole genome shotgun sequence genome. Proteins encoded here:
- the LOC105155844 gene encoding pentatricopeptide repeat-containing protein At4g16835, mitochondrial, yielding MPYLQLRNAKFDLSYSLTAISVRSIHLLYNSTPKMQYPNADSNPQLLPSISSPNPLQSQFPSTLRHPHEINHVVMSNKKITSYIRRGDLNSAMEVFLNMKMRTTVTWNSILSGFSSKPGKLKEAEDLFDKIPEPDTVSYNVMLACYFKNAAVEAAKDFFYRIPIKDIASWNIMISGFSQNGRMDDAKELFDVMPRRNIVTWNAMISGYVEAGNMESALELFGKAPVKSVVARTSIITGYMKCSEVELAEKAFHEMLEKNLVTWNAMIAGYVENGRGEDALKLFKKMLELGIQANPSSSSSVLLACSNMSLLKLGKQIHQFLYKSPMYFDTTVGTSLISMYCKCGVLEDGWKLFMEMSSKDVVTWNAMISGYAQHGVSDKALHLFSEMRDKGTKPDWITFVGVLSACNHAGLVDLGIYYFEKMQKDYGIIVKPDHYTCMIDLLGRAGKLTEAVDLIKNMPFKPHSAIYGTLLGACRIHKNLEIAEFAATNLLNLDPVNPAAYVQLANVYAAKKNWEGVSRIRRSMKKNMVIKTPGCSWIEIKSVIHEFRSGDRLHSELVHIHAKLIELEKKMKLAGYVPNLESALHDVSEEQKEQLLLWHSEKLAIAFGLIRVPLGLPIRVFKNLRVCEDCHEATKFISAIEGRGIVVRDTTRFHHFQDGKCSCGDYW